The Haloarchaeobius amylolyticus genome window below encodes:
- a CDS encoding YkgJ family cysteine cluster protein, producing the protein MSDSRRVEVHPGCEVVVDFDPELTFECVDDCTWCCTHGVLLYEPDFFELAKHADLSEATTDFRGHDFVPTEEKDREEHVDEDGRACYFLREDGLCSLHLEHDWKPARCSVFPLAVTVEDDGLHVDIRDSAHEHCEGLDVSERKVIDNLDAFLPEVLWEIDDPTSDVAL; encoded by the coding sequence ATGAGCGATTCCCGGCGCGTCGAGGTCCACCCCGGCTGCGAGGTCGTCGTCGACTTCGACCCCGAGTTGACCTTCGAGTGCGTCGACGACTGCACGTGGTGTTGCACCCACGGCGTCCTGCTGTACGAGCCGGACTTCTTCGAGCTGGCGAAACACGCCGACCTCAGCGAGGCGACCACCGACTTCCGCGGCCACGACTTCGTCCCGACCGAGGAGAAAGACCGCGAGGAGCACGTCGACGAGGACGGCCGCGCCTGCTACTTCCTGCGCGAGGACGGGCTCTGCTCGCTCCACCTCGAGCACGACTGGAAGCCCGCGCGCTGTTCGGTGTTCCCCCTCGCGGTGACCGTCGAGGACGACGGCCTGCACGTCGACATCCGCGACTCGGCCCACGAGCACTGCGAGGGGCTGGACGTCTCCGAGCGGAAGGTCATCGACAACCTCGACGCCTTCCTGCCCGAGGTCCTGTGGGAGATCGACGACCCGACCAGCGACGTGGCGCTGTAG
- a CDS encoding DUF7576 family protein, translating into MQQTDATTAESQQQAANACAVCGDPVATTEWHPATTETTPDGDVVIVSFCGQTCRDHWVEAD; encoded by the coding sequence ATGCAACAGACGGATGCAACCACGGCGGAATCACAGCAGCAGGCTGCGAACGCGTGTGCAGTCTGTGGTGATCCAGTGGCGACGACCGAATGGCATCCGGCGACGACTGAGACGACCCCGGACGGCGACGTGGTCATCGTCTCCTTCTGTGGCCAGACCTGTCGCGACCACTGGGTAGAGGCCGACTGA
- a CDS encoding bacterio-opsin activator domain-containing protein — protein sequence MPSEFSVLFLTNGGAPSSPAPGGGHPLSVVTEDSIPAVTERLRSEEFDCVIADVGATDTGDPSVLDAVRDEFGDVPFILLSDGSDSVPTDAFADSIVHTVEPDQQVPFRELATYVSATSDLEGAVDEGTTADRFGVFARHSRDAVVTADEDGHISDVNPAASTLFGYESEELVGEPLSLVFAESDATDAVLSPMTDEASTPSLQWQTVQLDVAHAEGHEVPVLATFGTFSDADGRYYTGIIRDISERKRLETELESHFERVTDAFFALDTDFDFRYVNDHAAELLGVHPETVVGDNVWDRFPGAVNSTFQEQYEKAMETQESVSFEEYFPPLETWFSVRAYPSETGLSVYFQDVTERKEREQELRQRRAELESVAQLNRVVHGINEALVEAASHEAVERLVCEELAESPQFDYVWLGRTRQPRRGIDPVAAAGDGPAPADIAVESDPSSGAETPAAVAAETQTLQVVDDIDAADAFDPCCGAVRDADFTSAAAIPLVYKDTLFGVLNIYAESPGAFTEGVVDALSQLRNVVGLAFSATERRAALIADQTIELELELVGDSAFFDAVADADARLELDGASAVDDHTFVEYFTVTSGDADLLREQATAADAIEDVSIVTEQGDETLLTLTIVDPPISTLLADHGGTLRTLEIDGETARLVAELPQSASIRSIVQSLDELFERADMRAKREHQRPERRVAELRSALENELTDRQREAIETALYAGYFEWPRRSDAEDIAEALGISSPTFHEHLRTAEQKLLTDLFDGDTEYVQDVQDVE from the coding sequence ATGCCGAGCGAGTTCAGCGTCCTCTTCCTGACGAACGGGGGTGCACCGTCGTCCCCTGCGCCCGGCGGCGGGCACCCACTCTCGGTGGTCACCGAAGACTCGATTCCGGCGGTGACCGAGCGACTCCGGTCCGAGGAGTTCGACTGCGTCATCGCCGACGTCGGGGCGACCGACACCGGCGACCCGTCGGTCCTCGACGCGGTCCGCGACGAGTTCGGCGACGTCCCGTTCATCCTCCTCTCGGACGGGAGCGACTCCGTGCCGACCGACGCCTTCGCCGACAGCATCGTCCACACGGTCGAACCGGACCAGCAGGTCCCCTTCCGCGAACTCGCCACGTACGTCTCGGCGACGAGCGACCTCGAGGGGGCGGTCGACGAGGGCACCACGGCCGACCGGTTCGGCGTCTTCGCCCGGCACTCACGGGACGCCGTCGTCACCGCCGACGAGGACGGCCACATCTCGGACGTGAACCCCGCCGCCTCGACGCTGTTCGGGTACGAGAGCGAGGAACTGGTCGGGGAACCGCTCTCGCTCGTGTTCGCCGAGTCGGACGCCACCGACGCCGTCCTGTCGCCCATGACCGACGAGGCGTCGACGCCGTCGCTCCAGTGGCAGACCGTCCAGCTCGACGTGGCACACGCCGAGGGCCACGAGGTGCCGGTCCTCGCCACGTTCGGCACCTTCAGCGACGCGGACGGCCGGTACTACACCGGAATCATCCGCGACATCTCCGAGCGCAAGCGGCTCGAGACCGAACTCGAATCGCACTTCGAGCGCGTGACGGACGCGTTCTTCGCGCTGGACACGGACTTCGACTTCCGGTACGTCAACGACCACGCCGCTGAACTCCTCGGCGTCCATCCCGAGACGGTGGTCGGCGACAACGTCTGGGACCGGTTCCCCGGGGCGGTCAACTCCACCTTCCAGGAACAGTACGAGAAGGCGATGGAGACGCAGGAGTCGGTGTCGTTCGAGGAGTACTTCCCGCCGCTGGAGACGTGGTTCTCGGTGCGGGCGTACCCGTCCGAGACGGGGCTCTCGGTGTACTTCCAGGACGTCACCGAGCGCAAGGAGCGCGAACAGGAACTGCGCCAGCGCCGGGCCGAACTGGAGAGCGTCGCCCAGCTCAACCGGGTCGTCCACGGCATCAACGAGGCGCTGGTCGAGGCGGCCAGCCACGAGGCGGTCGAACGACTCGTCTGCGAGGAGCTGGCCGAGTCGCCCCAGTTCGACTACGTCTGGCTCGGCCGGACCCGCCAACCGCGGCGGGGCATCGACCCGGTCGCGGCCGCGGGTGACGGGCCGGCGCCGGCGGACATCGCCGTCGAGTCGGACCCCTCGTCGGGTGCCGAGACGCCGGCCGCGGTCGCCGCCGAGACGCAGACGCTCCAGGTCGTCGACGACATCGACGCCGCCGACGCGTTCGACCCGTGCTGTGGCGCGGTCCGCGATGCGGACTTCACCTCCGCGGCCGCGATTCCGCTCGTCTACAAGGACACCCTCTTCGGCGTCCTCAACATCTACGCGGAGAGTCCCGGCGCGTTCACCGAGGGGGTCGTCGACGCGCTCTCGCAGCTCCGGAACGTCGTCGGTCTCGCCTTCAGCGCGACCGAGCGCCGGGCCGCCCTCATCGCCGACCAGACCATCGAACTCGAACTCGAACTCGTCGGGGACTCGGCGTTCTTCGACGCCGTCGCCGACGCGGACGCCCGCCTCGAACTCGACGGGGCCAGCGCCGTCGACGACCACACCTTCGTCGAGTACTTCACCGTGACCAGCGGCGACGCCGACCTCCTCCGGGAGCAGGCGACGGCGGCCGACGCCATCGAGGACGTCTCCATCGTCACCGAGCAGGGGGACGAGACGCTGCTCACGCTCACCATCGTCGACCCACCCATCTCGACGCTGCTCGCCGACCACGGCGGGACGTTGCGGACGCTGGAGATCGACGGCGAGACGGCGCGGCTGGTCGCCGAACTCCCCCAGTCGGCCTCCATCCGCTCCATCGTCCAGTCGCTCGACGAGCTGTTCGAGCGTGCCGACATGCGGGCGAAACGTGAGCACCAGCGCCCGGAACGCCGCGTCGCGGAACTCCGGTCGGCGCTGGAGAACGAACTCACCGACCGCCAGCGCGAGGCGATCGAGACCGCCCTCTACGCGGGCTACTTCGAGTGGCCCCGCCGGAGCGACGCCGAGGACATCGCCGAGGCGCTCGGTATCTCCTCGCCGACGTTCCACGAACACCTTCGGACGGCCGAACAGAAACTGCTCACCGACCTCTTCGATGGCGACACCGAGTACGTGCAGGACGTCCAGGACGTCGAGTGA
- a CDS encoding response regulator transcription factor has product MTQGDAPDDGSAGGETTVLVVDDDEDLAETYALWLGSDYDVRVANDGETALERYDPAVDVVLLDRRMPSVSGDEVARELRTRDSSCLIAIVTAVGPAFDLLDVPFDEYLLKPVDREGVLETVERLAALADVGVEPLREYYALQSTLSILERLEYRDAEANDQLERLRGRLGRKREAVCEAVDEAELAALPIDLPPCELEQ; this is encoded by the coding sequence ATGACACAGGGTGATGCTCCAGACGACGGGTCCGCGGGTGGGGAAACGACCGTACTCGTCGTCGACGACGACGAAGACCTCGCCGAAACCTACGCGCTCTGGCTCGGGAGTGACTACGACGTCAGGGTCGCGAACGACGGCGAGACCGCCCTCGAACGCTACGACCCGGCGGTCGACGTGGTGCTGCTCGACCGGCGGATGCCATCGGTCTCGGGCGACGAGGTCGCCCGGGAACTCCGGACACGGGACTCATCGTGTCTCATCGCCATCGTCACGGCGGTCGGCCCGGCGTTCGACCTCCTCGACGTCCCGTTCGACGAGTACCTGCTGAAGCCGGTCGACCGCGAGGGCGTGCTGGAGACGGTCGAGCGACTCGCCGCCCTCGCCGACGTCGGCGTGGAGCCCCTCCGCGAGTACTACGCCCTCCAGTCGACGCTGTCCATCCTTGAGCGACTGGAGTACCGCGACGCCGAGGCGAACGACCAGCTGGAGCGGTTGCGCGGCCGACTCGGTCGCAAGCGCGAGGCGGTCTGCGAGGCGGTCGACGAGGCCGAGCTCGCGGCCCTGCCCATCGACCTGCCCCCGTGCGAACTCGAACAGTGA
- the ppc gene encoding phosphoenolpyruvate carboxylase: MTLHDRDVRQDVRELGALLGDVLETQASRGAFETVESIREDAIDYRRGELDSRDELQRQLDTLTPELESVVARAFTTYFELINLAEERERVRAVRRASQDGIPADGVEHAVEQLAEADPETVQQVLDDVLIEPTFTAHPTEARRKTVKAKLRSVAGHLETLDERRLTDDGKERVERDLEAEVTSLWQTPQVRKRRPHPTDEARNVQWYLENTLFDVVGEVYDDLEEALGEEFEDLDVDKLFEFRSWAGSDRDGNPFVTPEVTTETLERQRRVVLDRYRRELKSLSGILSQDGARVEVGEQFTESLEADRERLPGVADTAEERYPNEPYRQKLKLMREKLDRVTDVRPGGYDSADGLAADLDVLVESLEANGADSVVGSHLEPVRRQVATFGFSLASLDLRDHQENHTEAVAEALSRSGIDYREKSEDERVELLTEAVLQDDPIVDVTDREDVSETTERVLRRFDCLADWQDEYGTHAIDTYAISMTDEPSHVLEVLFLADQAGVVQLPEYCGLDIVPLLETERALSGARRIMGTLYENEAYEQVLDARGGTQEIMLGYSDSNKENGFLAANWSLYKNQRRLADICEEFDVTLRLFHGRGGSISRGGGPMNEALLALPNRTITGQVKFTEQGEAIAEKYANRRVAKRNIEQMLNAQLRARKNAIENPEESIPEEWLDAMETMADAARDEYRGLLETDGFVQYFEQATPITVIEDLNLGSRPASRSGERTVEDLRAIPWVFSWTQSRCILPGWYSLATGLDAYLDDGGDVETLQEMYDSWPFFRSMLDNAALALARTDLDITEHYAELADPELRERFFPRLSGEYERATDLVTTIADRDELYAREWFGESLERRNPYVDPLNMLQTRLLRQTHRTEEEEQTLRLTVKGIAAGMKNTG; this comes from the coding sequence ATGACCTTGCACGACAGGGACGTGCGACAGGACGTCAGGGAGCTCGGGGCCCTCCTCGGCGACGTACTCGAGACGCAGGCCTCCCGCGGTGCGTTCGAGACCGTCGAATCGATCCGCGAGGACGCCATCGACTACCGACGCGGCGAACTCGACAGCCGCGACGAACTGCAGCGCCAGCTCGACACGCTCACCCCCGAACTCGAGAGCGTCGTCGCCCGCGCGTTCACGACCTACTTCGAACTCATCAACCTCGCGGAGGAACGCGAGCGCGTCCGCGCCGTCCGCCGGGCCAGCCAGGACGGCATCCCCGCCGACGGCGTCGAACACGCCGTCGAACAGCTGGCCGAGGCCGACCCGGAGACGGTCCAGCAGGTGCTCGACGACGTGCTCATCGAGCCGACGTTCACCGCCCACCCGACCGAGGCCCGCCGGAAGACGGTGAAGGCGAAGCTCCGCTCGGTCGCGGGCCACCTCGAGACGCTCGACGAGCGCCGACTCACCGACGACGGGAAAGAGCGCGTCGAGCGCGACCTCGAGGCCGAGGTGACGAGCCTCTGGCAGACGCCGCAGGTCCGCAAGCGCCGCCCGCACCCGACCGACGAGGCCCGGAACGTCCAGTGGTACCTCGAGAACACGCTGTTCGACGTGGTCGGCGAGGTGTACGACGACCTCGAGGAGGCCCTCGGCGAGGAGTTCGAGGACCTCGACGTGGACAAGTTGTTCGAGTTCCGCTCGTGGGCCGGGAGCGACCGCGACGGCAATCCCTTCGTCACGCCCGAGGTCACGACCGAGACGCTGGAGCGCCAGCGCCGCGTCGTCCTCGACCGCTACCGGCGCGAGCTGAAGTCCCTCTCGGGTATCCTGAGCCAGGACGGCGCCCGCGTCGAGGTCGGCGAGCAGTTCACCGAGTCCCTCGAGGCCGACCGCGAGCGCCTCCCCGGCGTCGCCGACACGGCCGAGGAGCGCTACCCGAACGAGCCCTACCGCCAGAAACTGAAGCTCATGCGCGAGAAGCTCGACCGGGTGACCGACGTCCGCCCCGGCGGCTACGACTCCGCCGATGGACTCGCGGCCGACCTCGACGTGCTCGTCGAGAGCCTGGAGGCCAACGGCGCGGACTCGGTCGTCGGCTCCCACCTCGAACCGGTCCGCCGGCAGGTCGCGACGTTCGGCTTCTCGCTGGCCAGCCTGGACCTGCGCGACCACCAGGAGAACCACACCGAGGCGGTCGCCGAGGCCCTCTCCCGCAGTGGCATCGACTACCGCGAGAAGAGCGAGGACGAGCGCGTCGAGCTGCTCACCGAGGCCGTCCTGCAGGACGACCCCATCGTCGACGTGACCGACCGCGAGGACGTCTCCGAGACCACCGAGCGCGTCCTGCGCCGGTTCGACTGCCTCGCCGACTGGCAGGACGAGTACGGTACCCACGCCATCGACACCTACGCCATCTCGATGACGGACGAGCCTTCACACGTCCTCGAGGTGCTGTTCCTCGCCGACCAGGCGGGCGTCGTCCAGCTCCCCGAGTACTGCGGGCTCGACATCGTCCCCCTGCTGGAGACCGAGCGCGCCCTCTCGGGGGCCCGCCGCATCATGGGCACCCTGTACGAGAACGAGGCCTACGAGCAGGTGCTCGACGCCCGCGGCGGAACGCAGGAGATCATGCTCGGGTACTCCGACTCGAACAAGGAGAACGGCTTCCTCGCGGCGAACTGGTCGCTGTACAAGAACCAGCGCCGCCTCGCCGACATCTGTGAGGAGTTCGACGTGACGCTGCGGCTGTTCCACGGGCGCGGGGGCTCCATCTCCCGCGGCGGCGGCCCGATGAACGAGGCGCTGCTCGCGCTGCCGAACCGCACCATCACCGGCCAGGTGAAGTTCACCGAGCAGGGCGAGGCCATCGCCGAGAAGTACGCCAACCGCCGGGTCGCAAAGCGCAACATCGAGCAGATGCTCAACGCCCAGCTCCGGGCGCGCAAGAACGCCATCGAGAACCCCGAGGAGTCCATCCCCGAGGAGTGGCTCGACGCCATGGAGACGATGGCCGACGCGGCCCGCGACGAGTACCGCGGGCTCCTCGAGACGGACGGCTTCGTCCAGTACTTCGAGCAGGCGACACCCATCACGGTCATCGAGGACCTCAACCTCGGCTCCCGGCCGGCCTCGCGCTCGGGCGAGCGCACCGTTGAGGACCTCCGGGCCATCCCGTGGGTGTTCTCGTGGACCCAGTCCCGGTGTATCCTGCCGGGCTGGTACTCGCTCGCGACCGGGCTGGACGCCTACCTCGACGACGGCGGCGACGTCGAGACGCTCCAGGAGATGTACGACTCCTGGCCGTTCTTCCGGTCGATGCTCGACAACGCGGCGCTCGCGCTCGCCCGGACCGACCTCGACATCACGGAACACTACGCCGAACTCGCCGACCCCGAGCTGCGCGAGCGGTTCTTCCCGCGCCTCAGTGGCGAGTACGAACGCGCGACCGACCTCGTGACGACCATCGCGGACCGCGACGAGCTGTACGCCCGCGAGTGGTTCGGCGAGAGCCTGGAGCGCCGGAATCCCTACGTCGACCCGCTGAACATGCTCCAGACCCGGCTGCTCCGCCAGACCCACCGGACCGAGGAGGAAGAACAGACCCTGCGGCTCACGGTGAAGGGCATCGCCGCCGGGATGAAGAACACCGGGTGA
- a CDS encoding transcription factor S, translating to MQFCDDCGSMMKAQGDEWVCSSCGATEARDRDDEADMVTTEAQTDSEVIETEENAEFEGKPTATDVTCDNCGTQKAWYYIQQTASADEPPTRFFKCTECGKKWRGYN from the coding sequence ATGCAATTCTGTGACGACTGCGGTTCGATGATGAAGGCACAGGGCGACGAATGGGTCTGTTCGAGCTGTGGCGCCACCGAGGCGCGCGACCGCGACGACGAGGCCGATATGGTCACGACCGAAGCACAGACCGACAGCGAGGTCATCGAGACCGAGGAGAACGCCGAGTTCGAGGGGAAGCCGACCGCGACCGACGTGACCTGTGACAACTGCGGCACCCAGAAGGCGTGGTACTACATCCAGCAGACCGCCTCCGCCGACGAGCCGCCGACGCGCTTCTTCAAGTGCACCGAGTGCGGGAAGAAGTGGCGCGGGTACAACTGA